The Neofelis nebulosa isolate mNeoNeb1 chromosome X, mNeoNeb1.pri, whole genome shotgun sequence genome has a segment encoding these proteins:
- the PLP1 gene encoding myelin proteolipid protein isoform X2 — MGLLECCARCLVGAPFASLVATGLCFFGVALFCGCGHEALTGTEKLIETYFSKNYQDYEYLINVIHAFQYVIYGTASFFFLYGALLLAEGFYTTGAVRQIFGDYKTTICGKGLSATFVGITYALTVVWLLVFACSAVPVYIYFNTWTTCQSIAFPSKTSASIGSLCADARMYGVLPWNAFPGKVCGSNLLSICKTAEFQMTFHLFIAAFVGAAATLVSLLTFMIAATYNFAVLKLMGRGTKF, encoded by the exons GCTTGTTGGAGTGCTGTGCAAGATGTCTTGTAGGGGCCCCCTTTGCTTCCTTGGTGGCCACTGGATTGTGTTTCTTTGGGGTGGCACTGTTCTGTGGTTGTGGACATGAAGCACTCACTGGCACAGAAAAGCTAATTGAAACCTATTTCTCCAAAAACTACCAGGACTATGAGTATCTCATCAATGT GATCCATGCCTTCCAGTATGTCATCTATGGAactgcctctttcttcttcctttatggGGCCCTCCTGCTGGCTGAGGGCTTCTACACCACCGGTGCAGTCAGGCAGATCTTTGGCGACTACAAGACCACCATCTGCGGCAAGGGCCTGAGCGCAACG TTTGTGGGCATCACCTATGCCCTGACCGTTGTGTGGCTCCTGGTGTTTGCCTGCTCTGCTGTGCCTGTGTACATTTACTTCAACACGTGGACCACCTGCCAATCTATTGCCTTCCCCAGCAAGACCTCTGCCAGTATaggcagtctctgtgctgatgccaGAATGTATG GTGTTCTACCATGGAATGCTTTCCCTGGCAAGGTGTGTGGCTCCAACCTTCTGTCCATCTGCAAAACAGCTGAG TTCCAAATGACCTTCCACCTGTTTATTGCTGCATTTGTGGGAGCTGCAGCCACACTGGTTTCCCTG CTCACCTTCATGATTGCTGCCACTTACAACTTTGCCGTCCTTAAACTCATGGGCCGAGGCACCAAGTTCTGA
- the PLP1 gene encoding myelin proteolipid protein isoform X1, with protein MGLLECCARCLVGAPFASLVATGLCFFGVALFCGCGHEALTGTEKLIETYFSKNYQDYEYLINVIHAFQYVIYGTASFFFLYGALLLAEGFYTTGAVRQIFGDYKTTICGKGLSATVTGGQKGRGSRGQHQAHSLERVCHCLGKWLGHPDKFVGITYALTVVWLLVFACSAVPVYIYFNTWTTCQSIAFPSKTSASIGSLCADARMYGVLPWNAFPGKVCGSNLLSICKTAEFQMTFHLFIAAFVGAAATLVSLLTFMIAATYNFAVLKLMGRGTKF; from the exons GCTTGTTGGAGTGCTGTGCAAGATGTCTTGTAGGGGCCCCCTTTGCTTCCTTGGTGGCCACTGGATTGTGTTTCTTTGGGGTGGCACTGTTCTGTGGTTGTGGACATGAAGCACTCACTGGCACAGAAAAGCTAATTGAAACCTATTTCTCCAAAAACTACCAGGACTATGAGTATCTCATCAATGT GATCCATGCCTTCCAGTATGTCATCTATGGAactgcctctttcttcttcctttatggGGCCCTCCTGCTGGCTGAGGGCTTCTACACCACCGGTGCAGTCAGGCAGATCTTTGGCGACTACAAGACCACCATCTGCGGCAAGGGCCTGAGCGCAACGGTAACAGGGGGCCAGAAGGGGAGGGGTTCCAGAGGCCAACATCAAGCTCATTCTTTGGAGCGGGTGTGTCATTGTTTGGGAAAATGGCTAGGACATCCCGACAAG TTTGTGGGCATCACCTATGCCCTGACCGTTGTGTGGCTCCTGGTGTTTGCCTGCTCTGCTGTGCCTGTGTACATTTACTTCAACACGTGGACCACCTGCCAATCTATTGCCTTCCCCAGCAAGACCTCTGCCAGTATaggcagtctctgtgctgatgccaGAATGTATG GTGTTCTACCATGGAATGCTTTCCCTGGCAAGGTGTGTGGCTCCAACCTTCTGTCCATCTGCAAAACAGCTGAG TTCCAAATGACCTTCCACCTGTTTATTGCTGCATTTGTGGGAGCTGCAGCCACACTGGTTTCCCTG CTCACCTTCATGATTGCTGCCACTTACAACTTTGCCGTCCTTAAACTCATGGGCCGAGGCACCAAGTTCTGA